Proteins from one Streptomyces sp. NBC_00289 genomic window:
- a CDS encoding IS30 family transposase, with amino-acid sequence MPRYAPNRVPTAVKKRYFELLHAGYRGAAAARQVGVSTSCGSLWFIDAGSMIIADPGPISPRFLTQDDRIAIADGLHSDQSVKRIAASIGKSFQSVYREIERNSKPDGRYNPWWAHNRALLRRRRPKEEKIRVGEPLRTFVREKLTEKWSPQQISRHLAREHAHDTSMRACPETIYRALFAGLLGRRDAKLRTGRTRRKKQRRGVPTLNKIKNMTLIHRRPVEVNDRRSPGHWEGDLIIGRGQGSAIGTLVERTTRYVHLIHLPGGWKAPQVRNALITQTAHIPPQMKRTLTWDQGRELTLHEDIEALTGFRIYFCDPHSPWQRGTNENMNGLLRQYFPKGTDLSVHTAQDLRAVARQLNHRPRIVLGDKTPAEAMQECLTGPLTR; translated from the coding sequence ATGCCGAGGTACGCCCCCAACAGAGTGCCGACTGCGGTGAAGAAGAGGTACTTCGAGCTGCTGCACGCGGGGTATCGAGGTGCGGCTGCCGCCCGCCAGGTCGGGGTGTCCACGAGCTGCGGTTCGTTGTGGTTCATCGATGCTGGGAGCATGATCATTGCTGACCCCGGCCCGATATCGCCGCGCTTCCTCACCCAGGACGACCGCATCGCGATCGCCGACGGCCTGCACTCCGATCAGAGCGTGAAGCGGATCGCGGCCTCGATCGGGAAGAGCTTTCAGAGCGTCTACCGGGAGATCGAGCGCAACAGCAAGCCGGACGGCCGCTACAACCCCTGGTGGGCCCACAATCGCGCCCTCCTGCGTCGCAGGCGTCCCAAAGAGGAGAAGATCCGGGTCGGCGAGCCGCTGCGGACGTTCGTGCGCGAGAAGCTCACTGAGAAGTGGTCTCCTCAGCAGATCTCGCGTCACCTGGCCCGCGAACACGCCCACGACACATCGATGCGGGCATGCCCGGAGACGATCTACCGGGCCCTGTTTGCCGGCCTCCTCGGCCGGCGCGACGCCAAGCTCCGCACCGGCCGAACCCGACGCAAGAAGCAGCGTCGCGGCGTGCCCACCCTGAACAAGATCAAGAACATGACGCTGATCCACCGGCGCCCCGTTGAGGTCAACGACCGCAGATCTCCCGGGCATTGGGAGGGAGACCTCATCATCGGCCGCGGACAGGGCTCGGCGATCGGCACCCTGGTCGAGCGCACCACCCGTTACGTTCACCTGATCCACCTGCCCGGCGGCTGGAAGGCCCCGCAGGTGCGCAACGCGCTGATCACGCAGACCGCGCATATCCCGCCCCAGATGAAGAGAACCCTCACCTGGGACCAGGGGCGCGAACTGACGCTCCACGAGGACATCGAGGCCCTCACCGGCTTCCGGATCTACTTCTGCGACCCTCACTCGCCCTGGCAGCGCGGCACCAACGAGAACATGAACGGCCTGCTGCGGCAGTACTTTCCCAAAGGCACCGATCTGTCAGTCCACACCGCACAAGACCTTCGCGCCGTCGCCCGCCAACTCAACCACCGACCCCGCATCGTCCTCGGGGACAAGACCCCGGCCGAGGCCATGCAAGAATGCCTCACAGGCCCATTGACCAGGTGA
- a CDS encoding ISL3 family transposase: protein MELFPYLSALLIEEVQRRPDKVVLRTRARATTAACRCGQSSARVHGRYVRRLRDVAVGGLGVVIELGIRRFRCENPACTAVTFAEQIAGLTTPHSRHTPQLRGVLTQIGLSLAGRAGARLAAAVGLTVGRDTLLRLVRSLPEPEIGEVEILGVDDFAFRKGRHYGTVLIDMATHRPLHIYDGRDGEDLAAWLRDHPEVRVICRDRSSGYGEGARVGAPQAEQVADRYHLWANLGQAVEKTVNAHRSHLTEPHPGSASGPDLVEVEPEVVQPPKELKIVIRLREQHAAAHELWQQGMSKAAIGRKLGLHQATVRKLVNARSADDVVAKNLQRAHVVDPYVGYLHRRWNEGVRNAAQLYREIKQLGYSGGELAVQRHLRRYRTGRGHAPDPGPKPPSVREVTSWIMTHPEHLRDEDADNLHRLRERDPELDRLTLHVRKFAAMMTGRHGDRLEDWIIDVEQDSLAPLAGFARNLRRDFDAVRNGLSLPHSSGAVEGNINRLKMLKRQMFGRASLDLLRKRVLLTR from the coding sequence TTGGAGTTGTTTCCCTACCTGTCCGCGTTGCTGATCGAGGAGGTCCAGCGGCGGCCCGACAAGGTGGTGCTGAGGACGCGCGCGCGAGCGACGACCGCGGCTTGCCGGTGCGGCCAAAGCTCGGCACGGGTGCACGGCCGGTATGTACGCCGGCTGCGTGATGTCGCCGTGGGCGGGCTCGGCGTCGTGATCGAGTTAGGCATACGCCGCTTCCGCTGTGAGAACCCTGCCTGCACGGCGGTGACGTTTGCCGAGCAGATCGCGGGACTGACCACCCCGCACAGCCGACATACCCCGCAGCTGCGTGGGGTGTTGACGCAGATCGGCCTGTCCCTGGCCGGCCGGGCAGGAGCCCGTTTGGCGGCCGCGGTCGGCCTCACCGTGGGCAGGGATACGCTGTTGCGGCTGGTCAGGTCCCTGCCCGAGCCGGAGATCGGCGAGGTGGAGATCCTCGGGGTCGACGACTTCGCCTTCCGCAAGGGCCGCCACTACGGCACGGTCCTGATCGACATGGCCACCCACCGTCCGCTGCACATCTACGACGGCCGCGACGGGGAGGACCTGGCCGCCTGGCTCCGCGATCACCCAGAGGTGAGGGTCATTTGCCGAGACCGTTCCAGCGGTTACGGGGAGGGCGCTCGGGTCGGGGCGCCGCAGGCCGAACAGGTCGCGGATCGCTATCACCTGTGGGCCAACCTCGGCCAAGCGGTTGAGAAGACGGTCAACGCCCATCGCTCCCACCTGACCGAACCGCATCCCGGCTCAGCCTCCGGCCCCGACCTCGTGGAGGTGGAACCCGAGGTGGTCCAGCCGCCGAAAGAGCTGAAGATCGTGATCCGGCTGCGTGAGCAGCATGCTGCCGCCCACGAACTGTGGCAGCAGGGGATGTCGAAGGCGGCGATCGGCCGGAAGCTCGGGCTGCACCAGGCCACCGTCCGCAAACTGGTCAACGCACGCTCCGCCGACGATGTCGTGGCCAAGAACCTCCAACGAGCGCATGTCGTTGATCCGTACGTCGGCTACCTGCACCGGCGCTGGAACGAGGGTGTCAGAAACGCTGCCCAGCTCTACCGGGAGATCAAGCAACTCGGTTATTCCGGCGGCGAGTTGGCCGTTCAGCGGCATCTGCGGCGTTACCGGACCGGGCGCGGACACGCACCCGATCCGGGACCGAAGCCTCCCTCGGTCCGCGAGGTCACCTCCTGGATCATGACGCACCCCGAGCACCTGCGGGACGAGGACGCTGACAACCTGCACCGGTTGCGTGAGCGCGATCCTGAACTTGACCGGCTCACTCTTCACGTCAGGAAGTTCGCCGCGATGATGACCGGACGGCACGGCGACCGCCTCGAAGACTGGATCATCGACGTCGAACAGGACAGTCTGGCTCCGCTTGCGGGCTTCGCGCGCAACCTCCGCCGCGACTTCGACGCAGTCCGCAACGGGCTGTCTCTACCGCACAGTTCCGGCGCCGTCGAGGGCAACATCAACCGGCTGAAGATGCTGAAACGCCAGATGTTCGGCAGGGCCAGTCTCGATCTCCTTCGCAAACGCGTCCTGCTCACACGGTGA
- a CDS encoding Rieske (2Fe-2S) protein yields the protein MAVAAAVTVLAGCGRQEKEGAVREAAAAAAAELARADEVPRGGGLVVPSANVVLTRGEGGELRAFSAICTHAGCVVAEVSDGKILCPCHGSRFDAVTGRPVHGPATKALPVVKVTERDGVIVKG from the coding sequence TTGGCTGTCGCCGCGGCGGTGACGGTGCTGGCCGGATGTGGCAGGCAGGAGAAGGAGGGGGCGGTGCGGGAGGCGGCGGCTGCGGCGGCTGCGGAGTTGGCCCGTGCGGATGAGGTTCCGCGCGGTGGGGGTTTGGTGGTGCCGTCGGCCAATGTGGTTCTGACCCGTGGTGAGGGTGGTGAGCTACGCGCTTTTTCCGCGATTTGTACTCACGCGGGCTGCGTCGTCGCGGAGGTGAGCGATGGGAAGATCCTTTGCCCGTGCCACGGCAGCCGATTCGATGCCGTGACGGGGCGGCCGGTTCACGGCCCGGCGACTAAGGCCCTGCCCGTGGTGAAGGTCACCGAACGGGACGGAGTGATCGTCAAGGGCTGA